The DNA window TTTTATCgagaagagcagaaggagggagtatttgttctttctcttcggGAATCTAGCCTGTGTTTTATCATCTCTGTTTGATCTCATTGCATCTTGCGATTACTGCATCTGCCAAGAAGCACTGAAAATATTCCAGATGTACTGGGTGCTGCTGGCATTTTGGGGTCAAGCCTACCTCTTAAATTCGGGAGTGTTTTCGCCAAGACTAGCATTCACACACTGAAACAAGACAGTTAGAAATCTTGTGTAACCAACGGAGGAAAAGGTAGAATAAACACTGCATCTCCAACTATCTAATTATGTTCTCATCATAGgctgttatatatattttaaaaaagtatccaGCTGGCCTAATCCttagataaggaaatggagaataTTAGGCTAGGAGCTATCTATCCTACAGAGCTCTGACTGTGTGAAGAAAAGGGAGTGGAGGGTGGAAGGCCAGGGCGTTTAAAatctcccccctttttttaaagctagTGAGTGATTATTCCTATTATAAATCTTCTTTTGAAGTGACCATTTTGATAccaaagtgaaaaattaaaacccCAGGGTGGAGTGAAGTACTCACTGCCATGGCGCATGCGAGGCTGTCAGTGTTGGGTTGCTAACGCACCCGCGAAGCCTATGTCACAGCCTTTACACTTGGGCGAGGAGAGAACTATTTCCATACataattgtgatttttctttggttgtgactcttcatcttttgtgtctttcagtctccccccaccccagtatttccaaaatgaaaaatatcttaatttgAGGGGTTATAAAAGTAAAAGATGGTAACTACAACAAACATTCAGTGAGTACAAGAaagtagaaaggagaaaataaaaatcattgtaATTCCGTTAGTCAGAAATGTGTCATTAACACTGTAGAGTTGTAGCTCCTTCCAGTCCTTCCTATGTCTGCAGACATatacgttttgtttttttttaaatggattatatCATacctggtgtttttcttttttttctaaccaGCTTGCTCACCGAATTCGCACTGTGGGCATCATTCTCTTTTGCACGTCATCTTTTGCCAATAGCTAATGCGTGTTTTAATGTTTACTGAATTGATCCATTCAGTACTAACTTGCCAACGATTGCACATACagggtattttattatttgagcaaTGCAACATAATATTTGAAATTGAGACTGTCCTGGAGAATCTAGGACATGTGGTGATCCCTTGTCCTCCTGAAATCGTGACCTTGATGgcttctgttccttctccttggggcctgtgtgaatgtgtgtgtgtgtgtgtgtgtgtgtgtgtgtgtggcaagcCCCTTGATATTCCTGGAATACCTGGAACCCTGCTACTTCCCCCCCAAAGTGTCTGACCCCTCCTGCTGTCCCTTAGTGTCAGTGACCTTCTGCTCTTTCACTCCGAGTGAGTGTTCTCTTCAGCAATTCTAGGCTCCAGAGTTGCTGACTGCCCCCATTGGTCCCTTAGAAACTTCTGGGACATGTTACTTCCATCTATTGCTGGGTCCTTACAAAATACTAGTTTGTTGcacgccaccccccccccccccccccgccgcccaccAAGTCATGCTCCTAAATATTTGTAACTGTCTTCTCCACAGATCTCTCTCCATTCTCAGGGTGTCCATGACACAACTGCCGGGTTTTGGTTTTAGTGTTTTGTGTACAATGCTCATAGGGAGATTTTTCACTGTAACTCTGGCTTCTGTatcaactccccccccccccccccggaagtaCAGAGGGTTGGCTCATTTGCTGCCCCACGTGCTGTCAGACTATGCCCTCAACATGGTTTTCTCCTTCCTTAAGTACTCTGGGAGGGAATGGAGTGACATTTTATAGCGCACGCCTCCCCCTACCTTCTGGCAACAACTCAAGCCTGTGGTCCCTGGGGTTTCATAAGGAGCCTCAACTCACATGCATTGAATGGCAGCCATGCTCCAGGCCCTACGTGGGCTCTATGTTTGTATGGCATTTAACCCTCAGCACAGCTCTGAGTGGAGGGTGGTATTATCTCCATTCTATGTTTGAGGTACCTGAAgctaatttgcccaagatcatactACTTATAAGTATTTAGGGTCCAAAGCCAGGCCTTCTGAGCTCCAGAACACTTGGATTCTTTTCACAATCTCCAGGAATAGAATagtctctcctccccaccccacaaggGTATTTCTAAccctctgctgctgccctcaGAAGCTTTCTGACCCTTTTTTGCTTtgtatgaagtattttttaaaaatagtggttATTTTTCCAGTACCTGAGACAAGCAACTTTGCTCAAGCATTTGTGACCCCAGGATGGTTGTGCTTCCCCCAAAGTGGCCCTACTCAACTGCTTCCTTCAAGGTGCATGAGTCTGCATGGCTCTTGCTGGGCCTCCCTTGCACCACCTTCCAGCACACTAGTCTCTCTTGCTTCTCTAGCCTCTCTGGCTTGATTTTCCTAGTTGTTTTCAATTGCCTCTCCCTTTAAATGGTGGTATTCCCAGGGACCTTTTTTctcacttcctctttctctctggctaTCACATTCATGGTGTGGCTTAAGCCTGACTCCCAAGTTGCCTGACTGGCCCTGTTACCTGGGCCCTTCTGTCTGATTGCCTTCCAGTGTCTCCAACCAATGTTCTGAAGGGACTTCAACCTTAGCACTTTCCACATCTGGAGTCCCAACTGCCTTCTTATGGGCTTTCTCCTACCATTTTTGGCTTTGCTCATAGTATCACCCTCTGCTGTCACCCATCTTATAAGCTGGAGATGTTAAAGACATTATTTTGTTCCATTCTTTCACATCTCATATTCAGTTGATTTTCAAATCTCGTTAATTGATTCTGCCTCAGAAATATCCCCCTAATCCAACcttctaatttttactttttcctcccttccttcgttccttctttccttccttccttcctttttttccccagccctTTTATTCCCTCTGCTGCTACCTTAGTTCCGGCCCTCCACTCTTGCCTGAATTGTATGAATGGCCTTATAACTAGCGTTATCTTCTTAAAACCCCAAACTGATCATGACAGTCTCTTCCTCAAGAAAATCTGCAGTTTTACTCTTATCTGTAGGATAAAGTCTACATTCCCTGACACAGCAGAGCAGACTCTTCACAGTTGGGTGTCCATCTTTTCCCCTCCAGCTCCATTTGTGCTCACTAGCCCAGCAGCCCCTGTCCCCCCCAGAACTGCTGCCACAGGGAGCCCCTCACATCCCCCCACATGGCTCCtctcttctccagctgcttgtCTTCCTCCCTGAAGTCCAGCCCCCTGGCAAATTGCTCCTTCTTCAGACCCAGCTAGATGTCACCTCTTGGATGCTGTTTCCCCTGGTTAGATGTGGCTGGGttctcctctgtgctcccccacACATCTGTTAGTCCATGTCTCCTGGTATCTGAGCACATGTTTGTCTTCCAGACTCAAATGGGGGCTCTTGGAGGCAGTGATGTGCTTATTAGCACGTGGCACAGTGGCTCTGACGTAGTAGGTGGTGAAGGAATGCCACTCTGTTCTCTCCAGAGTTCCTGGGATACTCAAAACCACTCCAGGGGGCTCATGACCTTCTAGTACCCCTGAGAAATTTTCTACTAGTTGTTTCTGAGCCCTTGTTTGTGTTACAGGGTGGCTGTAGTTGTCTTAGATTCCTCCCACAGAGCCATACCTCCTCTTCCTGCCGAGTGTCTgtgatttctctcttctccagtcCCACCATCCCTACAGCACCTCTGCCCCTGCACTGTAGCAGGAGGGAGGATCTGACTCCTCATTTGCTTCTTCTGGCTGCCTGTGAAGGATTCCTTAATCCCTCAGGCTGGTGTTCCTCAAAGTGAGGTCCTGAATTACCCACATGCAGTAACTCTGCTTGTTTGAAAACTTAGTTCTTGGGCCATCCCCTAACTCTGCTGGGGGAGAGTTGCTGGGCccggggcccaggaatctgtgttttgaTCAATTCCCCAGTTGAGGCTGGTATATTCTAAAGCTGTGACTTGTTCTAGAGCAGTGTCCGCCCCcaatcagaaagaaagagcaccCGTTCCCTCAGACATGTACCAGAGTGAGAGAGTGGAAGTGAGACCGGGGCATGCTGCAAAGCAGGCCCCCTTCCTGGAGAGTCACAGTATCATCAGTACAGTAGGGAATAGAGGCGGCCTGAAAACAACGATGACAACAGCAAACAAGCcaatagacaaaaacaaaacaaaacaaaacaaaaaaaacccccgaTTTTCACAAGGGTAGCCCTTATTCTTTCTTCCTGCATGTTAGCATGTGGACAGTTTTCCCTTAACATGGGTGGCCTTTTCTACCCTGGAGTACTTTGTGTCTATGTTGATTGTGAGATGCTGCCTGTCAGGTGCTTGGCAGTGCGTGCTGTGCAGTAGGCACTCAGCTCTTGAGGGTTCCTGCCCCCGCTTCATCCCCTGCTCTGCCTGCAAccccctctgcttccctcagTCGTCTCTGACAGCCCATCTCCTCCCTGTCGCCCTGCAGGGGGCGTCCTCTATGCGGCTACTGTGAAAAACTACCTGGGGACGGAGCCAATTATCTCCCGGGCTGTGGGTCGCGCCGAGGACTGGATTCGGACAGAGACCTTGCCATCCTGGCTTAacggtggggagagggggacggGTGCTCTGGGGGACAGGGCTGGCTGAGGCCGGGTGGCCCCAGGCTGTGTCTGTTGTATCTGAGGCCACtggtctccccagccccagcctttgCTGCAGCCGTGGCCTTGAGCCCAGCCGAGTGGGGGGATGAAGACGGAGATGATGAGATCTACTTCTTCTTTACGGAGACTTCCCGAGCATTTGACTCATATGAGCGCATTAAGGTCCCACGGGTGGCCCGTGTTTGTGCGGTGAGACCACTGTCCCAACTGTCTGTCTATCCTCTTCTGCTCTGCCTGTCCTGtcttttcctctctgggcctccgtctttgcatctctcctctctctccttttcccctctgcCTTAACTTTTTTCTGGGAGCTTGGAGAATGTGCGGAAAGGGCTCTGGCCTTTCACTCCCATAATTACCCTTATGACACACTGTCCCCAGGAGGTGGACTAGTGGAGAGGTCAAAGGCCGGAACTGTTGAGAGCtagtcctgggttcaagtcccggCTCCACCAGTTCCTGCCTCTGTGACTCTAGGCAGGTTCTTTAGCATCTTTGAACCTCCTCTGTAAGATGAGGATATTAGTGACCTCTAGCTAGAAGGGTCGTTTTGAGGACTTAATGAGGTGACTTATGGAAAGCATGTAGGGCAGTATTTTGTAAGTACGCAATGAACTCAGTCACCATCATGGTTACTGTGACCCCGACCAGCCCCGGACCTCCTTAGCCCCTGCAGTACTCTGTATCTCCATCCTTGCGTTTCTTGCATCTGTCTTCCCGTCTGTCTGTGTTCGCCCTGAAGACAGGGAAACCTATATTGGTGTCCACATGCCTCCCACAATGTTGGTCTTCTAAAGAGAACTTCCTATGCGCTTGTCACCCCAGGGGGACCTTGGAGGCCGGAAGACTCTCCAGCACCGATGGACGACATTTCTGAAGGCTGACCTGCTATGTCCAGGGCCTGAGCATGGCCGGGCCTCCAGTGTTCTGCACGATGTGGCCATTCTCCGACCTGAGCATGGATCGGAGACCCCCATCTTTTATGGCATTTTTTCCTCCCAGTGGTGAGGGGGCCTGGCGTGGGGGAGAGTTATTGGGTGGGAGATATGTGGGGGATGGGTGCAGTGCCAGTGCTGTCTGCTCCAGAGGGGCTGGGCTCTTCCTGGAGTGGGCTGCATGGCTCCCTTGGCATTTCTCATGGGTCCTCTCATTTGATGGGAATGAGTTGCTGCTCCCTAGTTCCCTCCAAATATCTGGTTCCAACCTGTGACTGTTACAGGGAGGGGGCGGCCATCTCTGCTGTCTGTGCCTTCCGACCACAAGACATTCGGACAGTGCTGAATGGTCCCTTCAGAGACCTGAAACATGACTGCAACAGGGGACTGCCTGTCATGGACAACGATGTACCCCAGCCCAGACCTggagaggtgagggggtggggcatCTCTTCACTTCACGCCTGCATTGCCGCAGGAGAGGAAGGGCCCAACTAAGCATCACGGACTCTTCCCGGCTCCTGGGAAACTGTCACCCATCCTGTGTTTCCTCTAGTGCATCACCAACAACATGAAGCTCCAGCAGTTTGGCTCATCGCTCTCGCTGCCTGATCGTGTGCTCACCTTCATCCGGGACCACCCCCTCATGGACAGGCCAGTGTTTCCAACAGATGACCATCCCCTGCTTGTCACTACGGATACAGCCTATCTCAGAGTTGTGGCCCACAGGGTGACCAGCCTCTCAGGGAAAGAGTACGATGTGCTCTACCTGGGGACAGGTATGTTTAATAGTCAAGCGAGTTGCCCATCTGTGTACACATGCTCCTGTCACAGAGCGGCTCCCCTACGTACAGGTGTCAGAGTCCCCAGGCACGGGTACACTTCTATCATTATGTCTTGCCACTTGTCTGCTTCCTAGACGACGGACACCTCCACCGAGCAGTGCGGATTGGAGCCCAGCTCAGTGTCCTGGAGGATCTGGCCTTGTTCCCAGAGCCACAGCCAGTTGAGAGTATGAAATTGTTTCAAGTGAGTTATAGATTTTGGGGAGTCTGGTGGGGGAACATCTGAGTCCAGAGCCAGTTACTACCCTGAGGTCTGGGAGATCCAGCATAttcttcttcctcactctccTGTAGAACTGGCTCCTGGTGGGCTCCCGTACTGAGGTGACACAAGTGAACACAACCAACTGTGGCCGTCTCCAGAGCTGCTCAGAGTGCATTCTGGCCCAAGACCCCGTCTGTGCCTGGAGCTTCCGGCTGGATACGTGTGTGGCCCATGCTGGGGAGCATGGCGGGTGAGTGTTGCTGCGCTGGTCTCTTGCCTGGTGTCCCAGGGCAATCCACATGTTTATGTCTGTTTCTCatctgtgggggcacctggctcctcagttggtagagcctacgactcttgatctcagggtcatgagttcaggccccatgttgggcatggagcctactttatttttattttattttattttattttattttattattttattttattttattttattttttattttattttattttattttatttattttattttattttattttattttttttattttattttattttattttattttattttattttattttattttattttattttttattttattgagagagagtgcaagtgggaggCAAAGGGCGGGGGTGCAGAAGGacaggttgagagagagagagggaatcccaaacaggctccatgctcagtgcagggccgacgcggggctggatcttccaaccctgagatgatgacctgagccaaaatcaagagttggaagcttaactagttgagccacccaggctccccccatgtggaactacttaaaaaaaaagggtttcTCATCTGTTAATGCTgccctgcctctgtgtgtgtattctgTTGGTGTCACTTGTGTGTCCATCTGTCAGTCCATACTGACTCGTGTGTCTGTACATCTGGCGCTGCCTCATCACTGTCCTTGCCTCTGTGCTGGACCTGCCCTGACCGGGTGACTGAGCTCCAGGTTGCCACACACAAGAGCTCTCAGAAGTGTTTGCACTGTTGATTGCTCGTTTCTTACTTCCTTGCGGTACTCGAGCCTCTTTCCTTCTATGACTCCGCGTTCTCCTggatttcctccctcccccaccggTCTGTCTCCTTTACTGATTCCTTTTCCGTTCCACTTCTGAATGTCGGTATTCCTCAGGGTTCAGTCCTCTCTTTACACTTCCACACACTCTCTAAGTGATCTCATTCCCATTCTCTTCGACACTGAGTGCCGCTGACCACCACTGATGTGTCTTTAGTTGAGCTGTGGGATTCCCTCTCTCACCGCCTACCTGATATTCCCTTGGAAGGCATCACAAGCAACTCAAGCTTAGCAGGTCTTAGCATGCACCGTGGTTTCCTCTTTCCTTCACATGCTCTTCCTGTGGTTTTCATCATTGCACAAAAGGAACCTCCATCCCAGCCAGAACTTCCTGTGCTGTCGTGCAGTTTGTACTGACTCAAGCTCCATCCGTCATGTCTGCAGTCCACAGCCACTCCCCCCTTTCTCTGCTGCTATCTCCCTAGTCCAAACTGTCACCACTTCTTGACCGGATTACTCTGGCAACCTCTTAGTTGGTCTCCTTTTGACCACTGGGGGATCCGACCATCTCTTTTCCCCTCAGCAGCTAGCTTAAAATTGTATGTCACATTGAAGCAAATCCCTGACATCATATTCAtctgaaatatttcaatatgtatctCTACCAGGTAaggactctctctcttttttttctttttaaatttttaaaaagatttaatttattatttgagagagagagagagagagaaagcacgaatggaaggagaggcagaaggacaagcagactccctactgagtgtagagcctgccatggggctcgatcccaggtcccttggatcatgacctgagctgaagtcagcacttaaccgactgagctgcccaggcattCCCCCCCCAAGATAAGGACTctgttgaaaaacattttattataaggaatttcAAACATTCAAAAGTAGAATAAATACAGTGAATTCATATCATCTATTGCTCAGCTTCACAACTATCAACTCCTGGCCACTCTTGCTTCACCAATACCCTCACTTACTCCCAGTTATTTTATAGCAAATCTCAAACATTGTATCACTTTATCCATAAATCTTGCAGTATATATCTTTAGCAcagatagaattaaaaataaaacaaaaccatattATCACTATTATACCATTAACTTAATGTCATGAGACATCTAATCAGTGTTCCAGTGATCTCAGTGGGTAGACTTCAAGATAGTTGCTTAAGTTAGGATCCAAATTGTGTCCATCAAATGAAATTGATTGGTGTGTTTCTGAAGTCTTTTACGTTTTATGTGAGATTCCctttaatgaaacatttttattcgATTGCttggaaagtatttttttcaaactgaCTTTGAGATTTCCTATTTTGAAGCCCAGTTAATTTACAGTACATTTTTACATATTACTGAACCATAAGGTTACCAATATTTTAGAAGTAAAAGTACTTGTTTTAGGAATCAGTTTTTCATTAAGAGCTTTAATCTGGTAGTTTCTCTTGAGAGAACTTTTAAATGTCGAAGACAAGGCAAGGCTTTATTGTTTTAATAGCCATTAAAGTAAGAATTTCATTGTTCTTGGGTATCCTGTGTACTTGAGCCTCAGGGTCCCCTTAAGACATATGGGTTGgggtgtgtgggtatgtgtataTGCTAGTATATTTCTTTGTAATACAAGACATTACCAagtgggtacttttttttttttattaagatttatttatttgtttatttgagagagagagagcaagagcgcatGTGAGGGGTAAGGGCgccaaggcagagggaggaggagagaaacagactcccggTTGAGTGAAGAGCCTGAGGCGAGGTgggtggggctctatcccaggagtctgagatcatgacctcagccagtatcaagagtcagatgctccaccagctgcgccacccaggagccccaccatGTCCATACTTCTCTGCACCTCAATTCATGCAAGCGAGGAAAACAGACTGTGGAGTTCCTGTGCCTATAGCTGCACATATGGCTTCCCATGTTCCCCACTCTCAGCCAGACCAAGTGACTGTGGTTTTACTCAGAAGACTGTAATGTATTCTTACCAGTCTTGGAGCTCATTTCAGGGGCCTTGATTCATGTGCAAGGAGTTAACACTCAAATGGAGTCTATCTTTGGTTGAGGCTTTTGTGTGTTCAGATAGAACTTGATCTCCACAGATTGCTCGGTGGAGGTCTCCCTCTGGGGAGTGGTGACAGGGAGTTCAGAGTGGGCAGTCTGTCCTGCTGTCCCTGTGTCAGGCACAATCCATGCATATCCTGGAAGTACCAGGATTGTGTTGTTTGAAACAGATCCATTAGAGGCTAATAGACATCAACAGGTGTTGGAGACAGAAAGTTCCTACATAGAGATGAGCAGCTTTTATGAAACAAAAAGTCATCtcccaggggaagagaggaaaaaatgaaacaaggagaaaccagagagggagacaaaccgtaagagactcctcatctcaggaaacaaactgagggttgctggagtggaggggggtgggagggatggggtggctgggtgatgaacattggggtgttgtggggagcactgtgtattgtgtaagattgatgaatcacagacctttACGCCTGAAacaaacaatacattatatgttaaaaaaaagtcatctccCTGACCCTCGTAGAATTTTGCTTAACTTTTATAGAAAAGAAGTTTTCTGTCTTAATAGAAAAAATGTTAACTGtagtttttatggttttttttttcccccagagaaatCTTGTTGTGGATACCCAGATAACATTTCTTGGAACATTGGAAGCACCCTCCAAACACCTTTCCAACAGATCTGCAAATTTAATTCTCTGTGGTCTGCTGGAAATATGTGTAGAATTTATCATGGCCAGTGTCATGAGGAGTAAAAAGGGTATTGGGGGAAATTTTATTGATTAAGAGAATGTTGAGTGATCATTTCAGGAGTGATTTATGAGATGATGGGAGCTGTGATCCCATTACGTTACTGGTACCGAGGATAGTAGAAGAGGATGTTGACACTGGATTTACCAAATATTCTCTTCTATACAGGCTGGTCCAAGACATAGAGTCAGCAGATGTCTCTTCTTTGTGTCCCAAAGAGCCTGGAGGTCTGTATGGTTTAGGGGAATGTGGGTGGAGTGGGTGAAAGGGGCTAGAACACTGTCTATTGGGGATCcactttaaaaattggaagataTGGCAGCCAGTGACCCATGGTCTTACTGTCTTTGGGAATCCCCTTTTTATCTTTGTTCCCATGGCCCCTTCTTGTGTCTGATACCATGCCACAGTTCGCTGCATTACATCCCAGCTGGTAGCATTACCACCATTCGTTGTCTTTGCTCTCCCTCTGCAGAACGCCCAGTAGTGTTTGAAGTTCCCGTGGCTACAGCAGCACATGTGGTCTTGCCATGTTCCCCAAGTTCAGCATGGGCATCCTGTGTGTGGCACCAGCCCGGTGGAGTGACTGCACTTACCCCCCGGCGGGACGGGCTAGAGGTGGTGGTAACCCCAGGCGCCATGGGTGCTTATGCCTGCGAGTGTCAGGAGGGGGGGGCGGCTCGTGTGGTAGCTGCTTACAGCTTGGTGTGGGGCAGCCAGCGGGGTCCCCCAAGTCAGGCCCACACAGTAGGGGCTGGACTGGCCGGCTTTCTCCTGGGGGTTCTTGCAGCATCCCTGACTCTCCTCCTGATTGGTCGGCGTCAGCAGCGACGGCGACAGAGGGAACTTCTGGCTAGAGACAAGGTGGGCTTGGACCTAGGGGCTCCACCGTCTGGGACCACGAGCTACAGCCAggaccctccctctccttctcctgaaGATGAGCGGCTGCCCCTGGCCCTAGCCAAGAGGGGCAGTGGCTTTGGTGgcttccctccacccttcctGCTTGATCCTTGCCCGAGCCCAGCCCACATTCGGCTTACTGGGGCTCCTCTAGCCACATGTGATGAAACGTCCATCTAAGCAAGTGACTACTAGTGCACGGGTGACCGCTGGAGGGGGATGACCATCGAGATGCTGGGGGTACTGGTCCTGGAATACAGTCATGGGCTCTGAGTTCTCTTTGGTCTTTGGGTCATCACCTAGACTTCCATGTCTGCCCTCTCCAGGCCTGGCTAGACTTGGGGCCAAGCCTGTGCTTGGTCTTCTGATTCCCATGAGAGATCAGAGCTGCTGTCTCCAGTGAATCAGGACTTTTCCCACCTCTGCCCTCTGAACCGCTGCGACCCCTTCAGCCTTGGCCCCTTATCTTGGGCCCATTAGTTTGGGGATGGGGAACAGGACATCGCTCTGACTTTGCCTTCTGGTGAGCCCTGGCCGGAAGGGAGAGTGCTAGAGATGGTGGGGGGCTAGTGTGCATTAAGTCCTTTTGTTCATTCTCTTAGTTTATCGGATTCTCTGTGGGGAGTGCATGATCCCCATGTTGCAACGTGAAATCTCAGCCCTGAGATGCCCTCCAACCCAGTTGTCCTTCCATGAAAGAGTGTGTGTCAGTACGCAGGTGTTTGGGGGAGGCCTGGCCACACGTGCATGCATGACTGGGCCAGTGCTCAGGTGTACTCCTGCGGGGTCAGATGGGGGAAGGTGGGAACGAGACCTTGCCTGCAGAACTTCAGACCCTGTAGCCAGTGAAGGAATGGCTTTCCTttctagaaggaaacaaaccacCAACCCATCCCCATCACCTCCCACAGCCCTTCTCTTGAGTAGAGGAAAAACTCCCAAAGTGACCTTTTGGGTGGGAGGGACAGCAGTACACATGACCCcatcattctctttatttttgcctCCCGGCTGCCACCACTGCCACACACAGCTGTTTTTTCTCTGGCTGGAGTATAGGCTGAACCTCCTTTGGCTGCCGTTAAAAAACTTTACAACGTTCTAAGTATTAAGGGACAACAAAAGGGAAACAGTCATAGGAAATAGAAGTTGCATAAAAATAGGTTTGTATTGCGTTTACTCAGGTTGACACCCTTGCCCTAAGTCAAAAGTTCTCCACCTGGGGTCCACAGACTCCCTGAAATCGTATGCAAAATGTTGTCTGTACATGTGAGTCTGTATTtttatggggggtggggtgggtgggtatGGCTTTCATCAGCTTCTCAAGGCCTTAACGAAGTTAAAGGACTGTGCCTCGAGGTCGCCACCCAGTGGTCAAGCTGAGGGAGTGCCACTCAGCAGCAGTTCTTCCTGCCCCACCGTCCCTTCCCTGTGGTCAG is part of the Ursus arctos isolate Adak ecotype North America unplaced genomic scaffold, UrsArc2.0 scaffold_8, whole genome shotgun sequence genome and encodes:
- the SEMA4F gene encoding semaphorin-4F isoform X2, producing MLASATPPLSGSQPPPASPFPLLLLAVLSSPVSGRVPRSVPRTSLPISEADSYLTRFTVPQTYNYSVLLVDPASHMLYVGARDTIFALSLPFSGERPRRIDWTVPEAHRQNCRKKGKKEDVSSFQQVERLENGRGKCPFEPAQRSAAVMAGGVLYAATVKNYLGTEPIISRAVGRAEDWIRTETLPSWLNAPAFAAAVALSPAEWGDEDGDDEIYFFFTETSRAFDSYERIKVPRVARVCAGDLGGRKTLQHRWTTFLKADLLCPGPEHGRASSVLHDVAILRPEHGSETPIFYGIFSSQWEGAAISAVCAFRPQDIRTVLNGPFRDLKHDCNRGLPVMDNDVPQPRPGECITNNMKLQQFGSSLSLPDRVLTFIRDHPLMDRPVFPTDDHPLLVTTDTAYLRVVAHRVTSLSGKEYDVLYLGTDDGHLHRAVRIGAQLSVLEDLALFPEPQPVESMKLFQNWLLVGSRTEVTQVNTTNCGRLQSCSECILAQDPVCAWSFRLDTCVAHAGEHGGLVQDIESADVSSLCPKEPGERPVVFEVPVATAAHVVLPCSPSSAWASCVWHQPGGVTALTPRRDGLEVVVTPGAMGAYACECQEGGAARVVAAYSLVWGSQRGPPSQAHTVGAGLAGFLLGVLAASLTLLLIGRRQQRRRQRELLARDKVGLDLGAPPSGTTSYSQDPPSPSPEDERLPLALAKRGSGFGGFPPPFLLDPCPSPAHIRLTGAPLATCDETSI
- the SEMA4F gene encoding semaphorin-4F isoform X3 produces the protein MLASATPPLSGSQPPPASPFPLLLLAVLSSPVSGRVPRSVPRTSLPISEADSYLTRFTVPQTYNYSVLLVDPASHMLYVGARDTIFALSLPFSGERPRRIDWTVPEAHRQNCRKKGKKEGDLGGRKTLQHRWTTFLKADLLCPGPEHGRASSVLHDVAILRPEHGSETPIFYGIFSSQWEGAAISAVCAFRPQDIRTVLNGPFRDLKHDCNRGLPVMDNDVPQPRPGECITNNMKLQQFGSSLSLPDRVLTFIRDHPLMDRPVFPTDDHPLLVTTDTAYLRVVAHRVTSLSGKEYDVLYLGTDDGHLHRAVRIGAQLSVLEDLALFPEPQPVESMKLFQNWLLVGSRTEVTQVNTTNCGRLQSCSECILAQDPVCAWSFRLDTCVAHAGEHGGLVQDIESADVSSLCPKEPGERPVVFEVPVATAAHVVLPCSPSSAWASCVWHQPGGVTALTPRRDGLEVVVTPGAMGAYACECQEGGAARVVAAYSLVWGSQRGPPSQAHTVGAGLAGFLLGVLAASLTLLLIGRRQQRRRQRELLARDKVGLDLGAPPSGTTSYSQDPPSPSPEDERLPLALAKRGSGFGGFPPPFLLDPCPSPAHIRLTGAPLATCDETSI
- the SEMA4F gene encoding semaphorin-4F isoform X1, translated to MLASATPPLSGSQPPPASPFPLLLLAVLSSPVSGRVPRSVPRTSLPISEADSYLTRFTVPQTYNYSVLLVDPASHMLYVGARDTIFALSLPFSGERPRRIDWTVPEAHRQNCRKKGKKEDECHNFVQILAIANASHLLTCGTFAFDPKCGVIDVSSFQQVERLENGRGKCPFEPAQRSAAVMAGGVLYAATVKNYLGTEPIISRAVGRAEDWIRTETLPSWLNAPAFAAAVALSPAEWGDEDGDDEIYFFFTETSRAFDSYERIKVPRVARVCAGDLGGRKTLQHRWTTFLKADLLCPGPEHGRASSVLHDVAILRPEHGSETPIFYGIFSSQWEGAAISAVCAFRPQDIRTVLNGPFRDLKHDCNRGLPVMDNDVPQPRPGECITNNMKLQQFGSSLSLPDRVLTFIRDHPLMDRPVFPTDDHPLLVTTDTAYLRVVAHRVTSLSGKEYDVLYLGTDDGHLHRAVRIGAQLSVLEDLALFPEPQPVESMKLFQNWLLVGSRTEVTQVNTTNCGRLQSCSECILAQDPVCAWSFRLDTCVAHAGEHGGLVQDIESADVSSLCPKEPGERPVVFEVPVATAAHVVLPCSPSSAWASCVWHQPGGVTALTPRRDGLEVVVTPGAMGAYACECQEGGAARVVAAYSLVWGSQRGPPSQAHTVGAGLAGFLLGVLAASLTLLLIGRRQQRRRQRELLARDKVGLDLGAPPSGTTSYSQDPPSPSPEDERLPLALAKRGSGFGGFPPPFLLDPCPSPAHIRLTGAPLATCDETSI